From Saccopteryx leptura isolate mSacLep1 chromosome 3, mSacLep1_pri_phased_curated, whole genome shotgun sequence, one genomic window encodes:
- the LRRC8C gene encoding volume-regulated anion channel subunit LRRC8C, producing the protein MIPVTEFRQFSEQQPAFRVLKPWWDVFTDYLSVAMLMIGVFGCTLQVMQDKIICLPKRVQPSQNYSSVSNVSQAAAVTTPLPPPKPSPTNPVTVEMKGLKTDLDLQQYSFINQMCYERALHWYAKYFPYLVLIHTLVFMLCSNFWFKFPGSSSKIEHFISILGKCFDSPWTTRALSEVSGEDSEEKDNRKNNVSRSNTTQSGPEGNLVNSQSLKSIPEKFVVDKSTAGALDKKEGEQAKALFEKVKKFRLHVEEGDILYAMYVRQTVLKVIKFLIIIAYNSALVSKVQFTVDCNVDIQDMTGYKNFSCNHTMAHLFSKLSFCYLCFVSIYGLTCLYTLYWLFYRSLREYSFEYVRQETGIDDIPDVKNDFAFMLHMIDQYDPLYSKRFAVFLSEVSENKLKQLNLNNEWTPDKLRQKLQTNAHNRLELPLIMLSGLPDTVFEITELQSLKLEIIKNVMIPATIAQLDNLQELSLHQCSVKIHSAALSFLKENLKVLSVKFDDMRELPPWMYGLRNLEELYLVGSLSHDISKNVTLDSLRDLKSLKILSIKSNISKIPQAVVDVSSHLQKMCIHNDGTKLVMLNNLKKMTNLTELELVHCDLERIPHAVFSLLSLQELDLKENNLKSIEEIVSFQHLRKLTVLKLWHNSITYIPEHIKKLSSLERLSFSHNKIEVLPSHLFLCNKIRYLDLSYNDIRFIPPEIGVLQSLQYFSITCNKVESLPDELYFCKKLKTLKIGKNSLSVLSPKIGNLQFLSYLDVKGNHFEILPPELGDCRALKRAGLVVEDALFETLPSDVREQMKTE; encoded by the coding sequence GTCATGCAAGACAAGATAATTTGCCTTCCAAAACGAGTTCAGCCGTCTCAGAACTACTCTTCTGTTTCGAATGTCTCTCAAGCAGCGGCCGTAACCACCCCGCTGCCTCCGCCGAAACCATCTCCGACTAACCCCGTCACTGTGGAAATGAAGGGACTGAAGACAGACCTGGACCTTCAGCAGTACAGTTTTATAAACCAGATGTGCTATGAGCGAGCCCTCCACTGGTATGCCAAATATTTCCCTTACCTTGTCCTCATCCACACCCTGGTCTTCATGCTCTGCAGCAACTTTTGGTTCAAATTCCCTGGCTCCAGCTCCAAAATAGAACATTTCATCTCCATCCTGGGGAAGTGTTTTGACTCTCCCTGGACCACACGGGCTTTATCAGAAGTGTCCGGGGAGGACTCAGAAGAGAAGGACAACAGGAAGAACAATGTGAGCAGGTCTAACACCACCCAGTCCGGTCCAGAAGGCAACCTGGTCAACTCTCAGTCGTTAAAGTCAATTCCTGAGAAGTTTGTGGTTGACAAGTCCACTGCCGGGGCTCTGGATAAGAAAGAAGGGGAGCAAGCCAAGGCCTTATTTGAGAAGGTGAAGAAGTTCAGGCTGCATGTAGAAGAAGGTGATATACTATACGCTATGTACGTTCGCCAGACTGTACTTAAAGTTATCAAATTCCTAATCATCATTGCATATAATAGTGCCCTGGTTTCCAAGGTCCAATTTACAGTGGACTGCAATGTTGATATTCAGGACATGACTGGATATAAGAACTTTTCTTGCAACCATACCATGGCACACTTATTCTCAAAACTCTCCTTCTGCTACCTGTGCTTTGTAAGTATCTATGGACTGACATGCCTTTACACCTTATACTGGCTGTTCTACCGATCTCTAAGGGAGTACTCTTTTGAGTATGTCAGGCAGGAGACTGGAATCGATGATATTCCAGACGTGAAAAATGACTTTGCTTTTATGCTTCACATGATAGATCAATATGACCCTCTATATTCCAAGAGGTTTGCAGTGTTCCTGTCTGAAGTGAGTGAAAACAAATTAAAGCAGTTGAACTTAAATAATGAGTGGACTCCTGATAAACTGAGGCAGAAGCTACAGACAAATGCTCACAACCGGCTGGAACTGCCTCTGATCATGCTTTCTGGCCTTCCAGACACTGTGTTTGAAATTACAGAGCTACAGTCTCTAAAGCTGGAGATCATTAAGAACGTAATGATACCAGCCACCATTGCGCAGCTGGACAATCTCCAAGAGCTCTCCCTACACCAGTGCTCAGTCAAAATCCACAGCGCGGCCCTCTCTTTCCTGAAGGAGAACCTCAAAGTCTTGAGCGTCAAGTTTGATGATATGAGAGAGCTGCCCCCCTGGATGTATGGACTCCGGAATCTGGAAGAACTGTACCTGGTTGGCTCTCTAAGTCACGATATTTCCAAAAATGTCACCCTTGATTCTCTGCGAGATCTCAAAAGCCTTAAAATCCTCTCTATCAAAAGCAACATTTCCAAAATCCCTCAGGCAGTGGTTGATGTTTCCAGCCACCTCCAAAAGATGTGCATTCATAACGATGGCACCAAGCTGGTGATGCTCAACAATTTAAAGAAGATGACCAATCTGACAGAGCTGGAGCTGGTCCACTGTGACCTGGAGCGCATTCCTCATGCTGTGTTCAGCCTGCTCAGCCTCCAGGAACTGGACCTCAAGGAAAATAATCTGAAATCTATAGAAGAAATTGTGAGCTTCCAGCACTTGAGGAAGTTAACAGTGCTGAAACTCTGGCATAACAGCATCACCTATATCCCAGAGCATATAAAGAAGCTCAGCAGCCTGGAGCGCCTGTCCTTCAGTCACAACAAAATAGAGGTGCTGCCCTCCCACCTCTTCCTATGCAACAAAATCCGATACCTGGACTTATCCTACAACGATATTCGCTTTATCCCACCAGAAATTGGCGTTCTACAAAGTTTACAGTATTTTTCCATCACTTGTAACAAAGTGGAGAGCCTTCCAGATGAACTCTATTTCTGCAAGAAACTTAAAACTTTGAAGATTGGGAAAAACAGCTTGTCAGTACTTTCACCAAAAATTGGAAATTTACAATTTCTTTCCTACTTAGATGTCAAAGGCAATCACTTTGAAATCCTCCCTCCCGAACTGGGCGACTGTCGCGCTCTGAAGAGAGCTGGTTTAGTTGTGGAAGATGCTCTGTTTGAAACGCTGCCTTCCGATGTCCGGGAGCAAATGAAAACAGAAtaa